Proteins encoded within one genomic window of Onychostoma macrolepis isolate SWU-2019 chromosome 11, ASM1243209v1, whole genome shotgun sequence:
- the vegfd gene encoding vascular endothelial growth factor D isoform X2, giving the protein MKTQKCAGLHMLLLLYVRLMLAVDAYRPQRDINQERWEQELREAGSLDELLMLTEYPDWKLWRCRLKLKHFEYATPPESRRSTRYAAASFSPEMLKDIDDEWQKTQCMPRETCVDVAKELGTNTAVFFKPPCVSVFRCGGCCNKEGVTCRNTSVTYVNKTILSVSLAPYKTGPEPVLVKIANHTECMCQEHSLIRRHVREKHKKSCSPTRKPEDKRLCNKGLIWDWMAERCVTYPSSKEAAREKTTMNTTP; this is encoded by the exons ATGAAGACACAGAAATGTGCTGGACTTCACATGTTGTTACTCCTGTATGTCAGACTGATGCTGGCCGTGGACGCCTACAGACCCCAGAGA GACATAAACCAGGAGAGGTGGGAACAGGAATTAAGGGAAGCTGGGAGTCTGGATGAGCTTCTGATGTTGACCGAGTACCCGGACTGGAAGCTGTGGAGATGCAGGCTCAAGCTGAAGCACTTTGAATACGCCACTCCACCTGAGAGCCGCAGGTCAACTCGCTATGCGGCCGCATCGTTCAGCCCAGAGATGCTAAAAG ATATTGATGACGAATGGCAGAAAACACAGTGTATGCCCAGAGAGACGTGTGTAGATGTGGCAAAAGAGCTGGGCACCAATACGGCTGTGTTCTTTAAGCCCCCGTGCGTCTCTGTCTTCAGGTGTGGCGGCTGCTGCAACAAAGAGGGAGTTACCTGCCGTAATACAAGTGTGACTTATGTCAATAAAACT ATTTTGAGTGTGAGTCTGGCTCCGTATAAAACTGGACCAGAGCCTGTGCTGGTGAAAATAGCCAATCACACTGAGTGTATGTGCCAGGAACATTCGCTGATCCGCAGACATGTTCGTGAGAAGCATAAGAAGag ttGCTCTCCTACACGTAAGCCAGAGGACAAGAGGCTGTGCAACAAAGGTTTAATATGGGACTGGATGGCAGAGCGATGTGTGACGTACCCCTCCAGTAAAGAAG CTGCAAGAGAGAAAACAACGATGAACACAACGCCCTGA
- the vegfd gene encoding vascular endothelial growth factor D isoform X1, with the protein MKTQKCAGLHMLLLLYVRLMLAVDAYRPQRDINQERWEQELREAGSLDELLMLTEYPDWKLWRCRLKLKHFEYATPPESRRSTRYAAASFSPEMLKDIDDEWQKTQCMPRETCVDVAKELGTNTAVFFKPPCVSVFRCGGCCNKEGVTCRNTSVTYVNKTILSVSLAPYKTGPEPVLVKIANHTECMCQEHSLIRRHVREKHKKSCSPTRKPEDKRLCNKGLIWDWMAERCVTYPSSKEEPPSTVSEEDCEIDVERCECIPKVWTHRLHHT; encoded by the exons ATGAAGACACAGAAATGTGCTGGACTTCACATGTTGTTACTCCTGTATGTCAGACTGATGCTGGCCGTGGACGCCTACAGACCCCAGAGA GACATAAACCAGGAGAGGTGGGAACAGGAATTAAGGGAAGCTGGGAGTCTGGATGAGCTTCTGATGTTGACCGAGTACCCGGACTGGAAGCTGTGGAGATGCAGGCTCAAGCTGAAGCACTTTGAATACGCCACTCCACCTGAGAGCCGCAGGTCAACTCGCTATGCGGCCGCATCGTTCAGCCCAGAGATGCTAAAAG ATATTGATGACGAATGGCAGAAAACACAGTGTATGCCCAGAGAGACGTGTGTAGATGTGGCAAAAGAGCTGGGCACCAATACGGCTGTGTTCTTTAAGCCCCCGTGCGTCTCTGTCTTCAGGTGTGGCGGCTGCTGCAACAAAGAGGGAGTTACCTGCCGTAATACAAGTGTGACTTATGTCAATAAAACT ATTTTGAGTGTGAGTCTGGCTCCGTATAAAACTGGACCAGAGCCTGTGCTGGTGAAAATAGCCAATCACACTGAGTGTATGTGCCAGGAACATTCGCTGATCCGCAGACATGTTCGTGAGAAGCATAAGAAGag ttGCTCTCCTACACGTAAGCCAGAGGACAAGAGGCTGTGCAACAAAGGTTTAATATGGGACTGGATGGCAGAGCGATGTGTGACGTACCCCTCCAGTAAAGAAG AGCCTCCGTCTACTGTCAGTGAGGAGGACTGTGAGATTGATGTAGAGCGATGTGAATGTATTCCAAAAGTATGGACACACAGATTACATCATACGTGA